AAAAACCGATATTGTTTATCGTTATAATGTGAAGACGTTCTCCCCAGAGTTTTTTAAGATGGTTTAGACCATGAAAGGTTTGGTCTGTGCTGGCGTGGTCAACCACATAGACTTCGTCTACATGGTTTATCAGTGCATGCGATATGGATACGGCGATCAATCCCCATTCATTATGGGCAAAAACAATTCCAACTATCTTCATTGTTTTTTTTGTGAAATATGTAAAAGCCTATATGCTATAGCGTTAACCATGATACTACGCCACGCCAGACATGGTCTTTCAGGTCACGTTGTTTGTTGCCGATTGGCAGCCTGTCCCGTAAACTGGATGTCGTAGAGCATTTTGTACACGCCATTCTTTTCGAGCAGCGCGGCGTGGTTGCCAGCTTCGACCACCTTTCCTCGTTCCATGACGATGATCTTGTCGGCATTCTTGATAGTTGAGAGACGATGTGCCACAACCAGCGCCGTGCGGTTTTCCATGGCGTGGTCGATGGCGTCCTGCACCACCTTTTCCGACTCGTTGTCCAGCGCGCTGGTGGCCTCGTCGAAGATGAGCAGTTCTGGATTCTTGACCATAGCGCGGGCAATGGCAATGCGCTGGCGCTGGCCGCCTGAGAGCTGAATTCCCCGGTCCCCGATCATGGTATCGTACTGTTCCGGTTTTTCCATGATGAACTGGTGCGCATTTGCCAGCTTTGCGGCTTTTTCGATCTGGTCGTGCTCAATCTCTTCATGGACGCCATAAGCGATATTCTGCTCGATGGTGTCGTTGAACAGAATCACCTCCTGGCTGACCACACCGATCATCTTTCTCAACTGTTTGTAATCAAACTCGCGAATGTCAATGTTATCGATGGTGATGCGCCCCGAATCGACGTCATAGAAGCGCATGAGTAGATCGACAGCTGTCGATTTGCCCGATCCCGACTGGCCTACGAGCGCCACCATTTCACCCTTTTTGATTTCGAAGGAGACGTGATCGAGGATGTTCGGGGCGTTGGGATCCTCCTTGTTGTATTTGAAACAGACATCCTCGAAACGAATTGCCTCGTTGAAGGTACTGATGGATCGGTTGCCGTTGACAATCTCTGGTTCGGCGTCCAGCACTTCAAACAGGCGTTCGACTGACACCAGTCCGGCCTCGATAGCGGTGTTTGCGTCGCCAAGCTGCTTGATTGGTCCCATGGTCGAGTACAGCGTGAAGGCGAAGAGCAGGAGTTCATTGGCGGTCATCATGCCGTTGAAGACCTGCAGGCCGCCAAACCAGAGCACCATGGCGATGGCCGCAATCATGAGCGTTTCATTGAGAGGGCCAATCATGTTCTTGAGCTGCGAGATGCGTATGCCGAGCGTACGAAACTCCTTGGTGAACGCCTTGAACTTGTTGAACTCGACCTCTTCGAATGCCGTGGATTTGATGATCTTGATGCCGTTGAATTTTTCCTGCAATACAGAGTTCATGTTGCCCATGTTTACCTGGTAACGGCGCGCCAGGCCCCTGATTTTCTTGCCGATCATGCGGACGAACACAAGGATAAAGATCGACGTGACTGCTGAAAAAAGGGTCAATTGCCAGCTCAGCGTGAGCAGCACGGCAAGAAAGACGATGATGGAAAAAGGGTTTTGCAGGAAGTTGACGAAGGTCGCGCTGATGCTGTTGTTGACGTTTTCGACGTCGTTATAGACGTAGTTCATCAGGTTGCCGACCCGGTTCTTGTTGAAGTAGTCGAGCTGCATTTCGATGATACTGCTGAAGACGTCGTCACGGAGTTTCTTGGCAGTTTTGGTCTGGATGCGGAAAATGATCTGCTTGTTTAGATAGATGAACAGGTTTTTGAGGGCGAATGCCGAGATCAGGAACAGGCAGATTTTTAGGAGCGTCTCTTCTTTGGTGGGAGCGTTGAACATTGCCTGGAACTTTTCGAGAGCCCAGGTTTTCAGCTGAATGGCTTTGCTTTTGAGTGTTTTGTCCCCGGGGTTTTTGCCTGTCGCATCTGTTGTCGATAAACGCTGATCCGGTTGGGGCGGCCTCGTTTTTTGCAGGGCCAACGTTGGATGGGTGGTGGTAGCTGGTTCGGCTTTGAGGGCCGTTTGGTTGGTGGAAAAAACCTCGTTGAGCAGCGGAAGAATCGAATAGATCGACACGACGCTGAAAAGTGAGGTAAGCATGCTCACAACAATGACCAGAGCGATTTTCCCTTTCGATGGAGCTAGGTAGCGAAGTATTCTCAGCAGTATCTTCATGGATAGACACATCCCTCGTTCATATGGCACAAACTTTAATATAATGCAATAATCTGAAACAAAGGGAACCGTTCGTCAGATTATGCTGGCGTGATTTTACTGTGTTTTGTTTAGTGTTTTGACCTTTGCTTGCGGTTTTTTATTTTTTTCAAGCCCTGCTCTATCCCTGAGTACCCCGGCTTCATTTACCCCTACAAAACAAGCCTATACAACAAGCCTATACTCCTATGAGCTGCTCTTTTCAAACCAATCATGAAGGGACTCCCTTTTCAGTATCGGCTGTTATGGCGGTGTATAATCCCAAGCCTGAATTCTTCAGACAGGCCGTTTTGTCGGTGCTTGGCCAGACGATGCCTGTGCTTGAACTGGTGTTGGTTAATGACGGTGGCAGTGATGAGTTCAAGAGCGTTTTGCCGGACGATGATCGGATCAGGGTGTTTACAAAGCCGAATGAAGGGGTGGCTGCAACGCGTAATTTTGCCATTAAGCAATGCCGTGGCGAGTACATTGCGTTTCTGGATCAGGATGATTACTGGTATTCTGACAAACTGGCCGAGCAAATGGCTATGATTTCCGTTAAAGGGGAGGCGTGTATGGTGATTTCCCCGGTGGATATTGTCGATAATCAGGGCGTGCCAATCATAAAACAGAATCGTAAAAAAGTCACAAATAGGTATTTTAGGAAAATAGCGCATCCGGATATTCGTTTTCCGCTTGCCGACGGCAATTTCATATACTCTTCAACTCCGCTCATTCATCGCCGGGTTTTTGAATGTGTCGGTCTGTTCGATTCTTTTACCCAGCCGCATGACGACTGGGATATGTATCTCAGGATCGCTTTAGCCGGGATTTCTGTTCATTGTTACCGTGAACGAGCATTGTCGGTCTGGCGTATGCATGATTCCAACGAGTCACAGAAGCGAATGGCCATGATGCTCTCGAAGTGCGAGGTGGAGTGGAAGATTCTGCAGGGGGGCGTGCCAGAGCCTGTCGCGAAGATCATGCACTCCAATCTTGCGCTGGACCAGATCGTGATGGATAACCTGTGGTACAATGAACGGGAGTTCGCCAGGTTCAGGGAGACGGTGCGTCGTGATCTGCCCGGACTGATGAGGTGCGCCGTGAACAGTGGTCGGCACGATCGTTATGTGACAGGCTATCGAAAGCGGGCTGCCAGCGCAATCATAAAGTCTGCTCGTCGTTACCTGCTCTCTCTTTTCAGCCGCCAGCGATAACACGTTGTACGGTATTGTTGTCCGGAAACTTTTTAAGCAGATCGGCTTCAAACGTGTTCCATTTTCTCAGAATGACCCGTTTAGCAAAGGTGCTCATGTAGTTTGCGATGGGCAGGCACTGGTTGTTGCCGAGTCCGTCGATCAGGATGAGGCGCTGCTGGTTGGGCGTCAGGCGTTGCAGGACGATGTTGTCGGGCTTCAGCTCCCTGACGACAATACGCTCCCTGAGCATGTAGCTCCGGAAGTTGCTGAACAGTTCCGTCAAAACCGTGGCCGGAGGCGTGAGCCGGTCGTCGGCCAGGTAGCTATCGAGCGTGCGGGAGATCGAACCGTCGAAGTCTCGAGCCAGGCTGAACATCACGCCCGAACCCGCGCTGTTTTCTACAGAACCGTAGGTTTTTGCCAGCATTTCCCATGAGATACCGCGTCGCTGGTGGCGACGGTAGTACTTCAGCTCCTGCTTTTCGACATCAGGATTACGGGTATAAGTGATCTTGATGCACTTGTCGGGGTCATCGGGGTGTGCAAGTAACAGAGCCGTGAAGAGCCTTTACCAAGCAATGGTGAATCGGTCAGGTCGAGCACGCTGGTTACGATTGTTAAGAATGTCAACAAATAGTTTTCGTAATTGTAATAAAAAAAAGTTTGTTGCAAAAGCGTGTCGCGTTCTGGATTGTTTTCAGATGTTTGGAGTGAGGCCTATGGCAAGAGCATCGTTATCCCGATCCCGATCCCGATTCGGTTGGGGGGGGGCTGTTGGTCATCTGAGAGCTACGTCATGATGTTGTTGGGGCAATCTCTTGCGGTTGCTCTTCTGTCGTCAGTCAGGTCGGGTCAGCGTGAATGGTGAATTTTCGTTTGCCGGAAATGATCGTGCAGGATGGTTGCCATCTGTTCTTGAACCCGCTGCCGTTCGTATGTTTCCAGAAAGTGTCGGAGGCTTTCCTGGCCCATATTTTTACGTTGTTCTGGATTCAGAATAAGAACTTCGAAAGCTTTTGCCCATTCTTCTTCAGTGTCGGCAAGTATGCCACTTATTCCGTGGATGACTGCTTTTGTATTCGCGCCCACCTTCGAGGCTACGACTGGTTTGCCGTGAGCCATGTATTGCAGCAGTTTGAAGGCGCATTTGCCACGGCTCCATTCGTCATCTTCCAGTGGCATGATGCCGATATCGATCGAATCGAGCCAGCTCTCTTCCGCCTCTTTTGACCACGGCGTGAACTCCCAGCGGGTTTTGAGGCCTTCAGGGGGCTTGCCGCTCATGACCGAAAATCTGACCGATGGGTGGCTTTGCTGGATCGTCGATGCGGCCTGATC
The nucleotide sequence above comes from Chlorobaculum tepidum TLS. Encoded proteins:
- a CDS encoding ABC transporter ATP-binding protein, producing the protein MKILLRILRYLAPSKGKIALVIVVSMLTSLFSVVSIYSILPLLNEVFSTNQTALKAEPATTTHPTLALQKTRPPQPDQRLSTTDATGKNPGDKTLKSKAIQLKTWALEKFQAMFNAPTKEETLLKICLFLISAFALKNLFIYLNKQIIFRIQTKTAKKLRDDVFSSIIEMQLDYFNKNRVGNLMNYVYNDVENVNNSISATFVNFLQNPFSIIVFLAVLLTLSWQLTLFSAVTSIFILVFVRMIGKKIRGLARRYQVNMGNMNSVLQEKFNGIKIIKSTAFEEVEFNKFKAFTKEFRTLGIRISQLKNMIGPLNETLMIAAIAMVLWFGGLQVFNGMMTANELLLFAFTLYSTMGPIKQLGDANTAIEAGLVSVERLFEVLDAEPEIVNGNRSISTFNEAIRFEDVCFKYNKEDPNAPNILDHVSFEIKKGEMVALVGQSGSGKSTAVDLLMRFYDVDSGRITIDNIDIREFDYKQLRKMIGVVSQEVILFNDTIEQNIAYGVHEEIEHDQIEKAAKLANAHQFIMEKPEQYDTMIGDRGIQLSGGQRQRIAIARAMVKNPELLIFDEATSALDNESEKVVQDAIDHAMENRTALVVAHRLSTIKNADKIIVMERGKVVEAGNHAALLEKNGVYKMLYDIQFTGQAANRQQTT
- a CDS encoding glycosyltransferase family 2 protein — protein: MSCSFQTNHEGTPFSVSAVMAVYNPKPEFFRQAVLSVLGQTMPVLELVLVNDGGSDEFKSVLPDDDRIRVFTKPNEGVAATRNFAIKQCRGEYIAFLDQDDYWYSDKLAEQMAMISVKGEACMVISPVDIVDNQGVPIIKQNRKKVTNRYFRKIAHPDIRFPLADGNFIYSSTPLIHRRVFECVGLFDSFTQPHDDWDMYLRIALAGISVHCYRERALSVWRMHDSNESQKRMAMMLSKCEVEWKILQGGVPEPVAKIMHSNLALDQIVMDNLWYNEREFARFRETVRRDLPGLMRCAVNSGRHDRYVTGYRKRAASAIIKSARRYLLSLFSRQR
- a CDS encoding YrbL family protein, producing MLLAHPDDPDKCIKITYTRNPDVEKQELKYYRRHQRRGISWEMLAKTYGSVENSAGSGVMFSLARDFDGSISRTLDSYLADDRLTPPATVLTELFSNFRSYMLRERIVVRELKPDNIVLQRLTPNQQRLILIDGLGNNQCLPIANYMSTFAKRVILRKWNTFEADLLKKFPDNNTVQRVIAGG